The proteins below come from a single Saccharopolyspora sp. SCSIO 74807 genomic window:
- the thiC gene encoding phosphomethylpyrimidine synthase ThiC: MADVRPDQSTADTRATAEAQRPVRSQSTVESVVPGVTTGPITGSRKVYRETAGLRVPQRRIDLSNGEHLDVYDTSGPYTDTAADIDVHSGLPRAREGWNGEHRTQLAWAKAGVLTREMEFVAAREDLPAELVRDEIARGRAVLPANRCHPETEPMIIGKNFLVKVNANIGNSAVTSSVEEEVEKMVWAARWGADTIMDLSTGKRIHETRERILRNSPVPVGTVPIYQALEKVDGDPAQLTWELYRDTVIEQCEQGVDYMTVHAGVLLRYVPLTAQRVTGIVSRGGSIMAAWCLAHHRESFLYTHFSELCEILRDYDVTFSLGDGLRPGSIADANDRAQFAELETLGELTRIAREHDVQVMIEGPGHVPMHKIAENVRLEEELCDEAPFYTLGPLTTDIAPAYDHITSGIGAAVIAQAGTAMLCYVTPKEHLGLPDRDDVKTGVITYKIAAHAGDLAKGHPRAQEWDDALSKARFEFRWTDQFHLSLDPDTAKSFHDQTLPAEPAKTAHFCSMCGPKFCSMKITQDVRRFAEERGLTSVEAIEEGMREKSEEFAESGGEVYLPIVR; the protein is encoded by the coding sequence ATGGCCGACGTGCGTCCTGATCAGTCCACTGCGGACACCCGAGCCACCGCGGAAGCGCAGCGCCCGGTGCGCTCTCAGTCCACTGTGGAATCCGTCGTGCCCGGGGTGACCACCGGCCCGATCACCGGCTCGCGCAAGGTCTACCGCGAGACCGCCGGGCTGCGCGTGCCGCAGCGCCGCATCGACCTCAGCAACGGCGAGCACCTGGACGTCTACGACACCTCCGGCCCGTACACCGACACCGCGGCCGACATTGACGTCCACAGTGGACTTCCGCGTGCCAGGGAAGGCTGGAACGGCGAGCACCGGACCCAGCTGGCGTGGGCGAAGGCGGGCGTGCTCACCCGCGAGATGGAGTTCGTCGCCGCGCGCGAGGACCTGCCCGCCGAGCTGGTCCGCGACGAGATCGCCCGCGGCCGCGCGGTGCTGCCCGCCAACCGCTGCCACCCGGAGACCGAGCCGATGATCATCGGGAAGAACTTCCTGGTGAAGGTGAACGCCAACATCGGCAACTCGGCGGTGACCTCGTCGGTCGAGGAAGAGGTCGAGAAGATGGTGTGGGCCGCCCGCTGGGGCGCCGACACGATCATGGACCTGTCCACCGGCAAGCGGATCCACGAAACCCGCGAGCGGATCCTGCGCAATTCGCCCGTCCCGGTCGGCACCGTGCCGATCTACCAGGCGCTGGAGAAGGTCGACGGCGATCCGGCGCAGCTGACCTGGGAGCTGTACCGGGACACCGTGATCGAGCAGTGCGAGCAGGGCGTGGACTACATGACCGTGCACGCGGGCGTGCTGCTGCGCTACGTGCCGCTGACCGCGCAGCGCGTCACGGGGATCGTCTCGCGCGGGGGTTCGATCATGGCGGCGTGGTGCCTGGCGCACCACCGGGAGAGCTTCCTGTACACGCACTTCTCCGAGCTGTGCGAGATCCTGCGGGACTACGACGTCACGTTCTCCCTCGGCGACGGGTTGCGGCCCGGATCCATCGCGGACGCCAACGACCGCGCCCAGTTCGCCGAGCTGGAGACCCTCGGCGAGCTCACCCGGATCGCCCGCGAGCACGACGTGCAGGTGATGATCGAAGGCCCCGGCCACGTGCCGATGCACAAGATCGCGGAGAACGTGCGGCTGGAAGAGGAGCTGTGCGACGAGGCGCCGTTCTACACCCTCGGGCCGCTGACCACCGACATCGCGCCCGCCTACGACCACATCACCTCCGGCATCGGCGCGGCGGTGATCGCGCAGGCCGGTACCGCGATGCTCTGCTACGTCACGCCGAAGGAGCACCTCGGGCTGCCGGACCGGGACGACGTGAAGACCGGTGTGATCACCTACAAGATCGCCGCGCACGCCGGTGACCTCGCGAAGGGGCACCCGCGGGCGCAGGAGTGGGACGACGCGCTGTCGAAGGCGCGGTTCGAGTTCCGCTGGACCGACCAGTTCCACCTGTCGCTGGACCCGGACACCGCGAAGTCCTTCCACGACCAGACGCTGCCCGCGGAACCCGCGAAGACGGCGCACTTCTGCTCGATGTGCGGGCCGAAGTTCTGCTCCATGAAGATCACCCAGGACGTCCGCAGGTTCGCCGAGGAGCGCGGGTTGACCAGTGTGGAGGCGATCGAGGAAGGCATGCGGGAGAAGTCCGAGGAGTTCGCCGAGTCCGGCGGCGAGGTCTACCTGCCGATCGTGCGGTGA
- a CDS encoding Uma2 family endonuclease, which yields MRDDTNTGGDRAVSAAPVLQDSSWDELVEVFEHLDPPEGWRAEIIDGRIVMSPPPAPKHNLIADSVQRSIYPALPRDIVLFQTAGVSAPPFPGQYVPDLIAFPRDATEGESGVIPGEAALLAVEITSKGYADTGRTTKLHAYARAAIPLYLLIDRFADRWPTVTLYSDPAEDVYRAAHAVPFGKPLVLPEPFDVTIETADFPR from the coding sequence GTGCGTGATGACACCAACACAGGAGGTGACCGCGCTGTGAGTGCAGCCCCGGTACTTCAGGATTCGTCTTGGGACGAACTCGTCGAGGTCTTCGAGCACCTCGATCCTCCCGAAGGCTGGCGTGCGGAGATCATCGACGGAAGGATCGTGATGTCCCCGCCGCCCGCGCCGAAGCACAATCTGATCGCCGACTCGGTCCAACGATCGATCTACCCGGCGCTGCCGCGAGACATCGTGCTATTCCAGACCGCGGGCGTTTCCGCACCGCCTTTCCCTGGCCAGTACGTACCCGACCTGATCGCGTTCCCACGCGACGCCACCGAGGGCGAATCAGGGGTCATTCCCGGGGAAGCCGCCTTGCTCGCGGTGGAAATCACCTCGAAGGGCTACGCGGATACCGGCCGCACCACGAAACTGCACGCTTACGCCCGTGCTGCAATCCCGCTCTACCTGCTCATCGACCGGTTCGCGGATCGGTGGCCAACGGTGACCCTGTATTCCGATCCGGCCGAAGACGTCTACCGAGCTGCACACGCCGTCCCGTTCGGAAAACCGTTGGTCCTGCCCGAGCCGTTCGACGTGACGATCGAGACGGCGGATTTCCCGCGCTGA
- a CDS encoding peptide deformylase yields the protein MAVHPIRIVGDPVLHHPTRPVEQFDAELRTLVDEMFETNAAANGAGLAANQIGVDLRVFVYDCPDDDGVRHRGVLVNPSLETGEIPETMPDPEDDWEGCLSVPGEAFPTGRASWAKATGQDVDGSPIEVEGTGFFARCLQHETDHLDGYLYLSRLIGRNARAAKKTVKRNGWGVPGLSWDPAMEGDPFGAE from the coding sequence ATGGCTGTTCACCCGATCCGCATCGTGGGCGACCCGGTGCTGCACCACCCCACCCGTCCCGTGGAGCAGTTCGACGCGGAACTGCGCACGCTGGTGGACGAGATGTTCGAGACGAACGCGGCCGCCAACGGTGCCGGGCTCGCGGCCAATCAGATCGGCGTCGACCTGCGGGTGTTCGTCTACGACTGCCCCGACGACGACGGCGTGCGGCACCGCGGCGTGCTGGTGAACCCGTCGCTGGAAACCGGCGAGATCCCGGAGACCATGCCGGACCCGGAAGACGACTGGGAGGGCTGCCTGTCGGTGCCCGGCGAGGCATTTCCCACCGGCCGCGCGAGCTGGGCGAAGGCCACCGGCCAGGACGTGGACGGGTCGCCGATCGAGGTGGAGGGCACCGGTTTCTTCGCCCGCTGCCTGCAGCACGAGACCGACCACCTGGACGGCTACCTCTACCTGAGCAGGTTGATCGGGCGGAACGCGCGGGCGGCGAAGAAGACCGTGAAGCGCAACGGCTGGGGAGTCCCCGGATTGTCCTGGGATCCGGCGATGGAAGGCGATCCGTTCGGCGCGGAATGA
- a CDS encoding DUF3263 domain-containing protein, which yields MTEQEAGILAFERQWWKRSGGKERAIRELFDMSGTRYYQVLNGLLDDQAAVRSDPMLIKRLRKLRASRQRARQARRLGIEWH from the coding sequence CTGACCGAGCAGGAAGCGGGCATCCTCGCCTTCGAACGGCAGTGGTGGAAGCGTTCCGGCGGCAAGGAGCGGGCGATCCGGGAGCTGTTCGACATGTCCGGCACCCGCTACTACCAGGTGCTCAACGGGCTGCTGGACGACCAGGCGGCGGTGCGGTCGGATCCCATGCTGATCAAACGTTTGCGCAAGCTGCGGGCGAGTCGGCAACGTGCCCGGCAGGCCCGCCGACTGGGAATCGAGTGGCACTGA
- a CDS encoding LytR C-terminal domain-containing protein, producing MTSGQPPSSPSAAKLGGFALIGVGAVAAVVGLATLAGGGEDTEAAPPAGEQTSAPQPPLPPLPPEPTSSPEPTSSPEPTNGAAPPPSPSSLPQPEQPPSANQPRPDAPGAEPGQAKIVVRVYNNSTIKGLAHRAADDFRSAGYEVPEVGNYARGTIPTTTVYYRPGTPEEKQAQAVASAFRAKLEPRFPGLEDASPGVIAIITNDYKGISGGKGGS from the coding sequence ATGACTTCCGGGCAACCCCCGTCCAGCCCGTCCGCGGCGAAGCTCGGCGGGTTCGCGCTCATCGGCGTCGGAGCCGTGGCCGCCGTGGTCGGCCTGGCCACGCTGGCAGGCGGCGGTGAGGACACCGAGGCAGCGCCGCCTGCGGGCGAGCAGACCTCCGCGCCGCAACCGCCGTTGCCGCCGCTGCCGCCGGAGCCGACCAGCAGCCCGGAGCCCACCAGCAGCCCGGAGCCCACCAACGGCGCAGCGCCGCCGCCGAGCCCGAGCAGCCTGCCGCAGCCCGAGCAGCCACCGTCGGCGAACCAGCCGCGCCCGGACGCCCCGGGCGCCGAGCCGGGCCAGGCGAAGATCGTCGTGCGGGTCTACAACAACAGCACCATCAAGGGACTGGCGCACCGGGCCGCGGACGACTTCCGCAGCGCCGGCTACGAGGTGCCCGAGGTGGGCAACTACGCGCGCGGCACGATCCCGACGACCACCGTGTACTACCGGCCGGGAACCCCGGAAGAGAAGCAGGCGCAGGCGGTGGCCTCGGCGTTCCGGGCCAAGCTCGAGCCCCGGTTCCCGGGACTGGAGGACGCCAGCCCCGGGGTCATCGCCATCATCACCAACGATTACAAGGGCATTTCCGGGGGCAAGGGCGGCAGCTGA
- a CDS encoding AAA family ATPase, whose translation MPSLTLTARLSTSAAHTRRGVVRLHPEVLDALGLRPWDAVELTGGRVTVALAAAADRAGPAGVLLLDDVALMNLGMTEGAELGVAPARVQPARQVTVAGSRLATAAVSAETVRLALTGKVFRPGDTVSLLPQDLAPATAANAGQVRRRLSAAIGMTWTNELITIAGADPDGPVAVTPSTVVAWRGAAGERPEAAAVTAPPAAPAPEPEPHAEPPVPLHDLAGSRDAANRLAEWLRLSFEQPELLRRLGTTPQLGVLLSGPAGVGKATAARSVAREVGAELVEITAPSIAALEAKSAAQRWQDALDRAASSAAEHTCVLLITDVDSLLPASEPPPLATVALDALTAVLSTSNLAVVVTSAQPQAVDPRLREPGRVDRELTIGLPDAPTRTELLRVLLRNAPLAEDVRPGEIAERTPGFVVADLVALCREAAVRAALGHAQGTEPAVAQQDFLDALTAVRPISMSTSDNLQTGGLTLDDVGDMAEVKQSLTETVLWPLRYPDSFTRLGVEPPRGVLLYGPPGCGKTFLVRALAGSGRLNVLSVKGAELMDKFVGESERAVRELFLRAANASPALVFLDEVDALAPRRGQSGDSGVSDRVVAALLTELDGVEPMRDVVVLGATNRPELVDPALLRPGRLERLVYVPPPDAAAREEILRSASRNTPLASDVDLGELAAELDGYSAADCAALVREAALTAMRESLAAAEVSAAHLRTARGAVRPSLDPAQLAALESYADSRR comes from the coding sequence GTGCCGTCGCTGACCTTGACCGCTCGCCTGTCCACCTCCGCGGCCCACACCCGGCGCGGCGTGGTCCGGCTGCACCCGGAAGTCCTCGATGCGCTCGGGCTGCGGCCGTGGGACGCCGTCGAGCTCACCGGCGGCCGGGTGACGGTCGCGCTGGCCGCGGCCGCCGACCGCGCGGGCCCGGCGGGAGTGCTGCTGCTCGATGACGTGGCGCTGATGAACCTCGGCATGACCGAGGGCGCGGAGCTCGGCGTCGCCCCGGCACGGGTGCAGCCCGCGCGGCAGGTGACCGTGGCCGGTTCTCGCCTGGCCACCGCCGCAGTCTCGGCGGAGACGGTGCGGCTGGCGCTGACCGGCAAGGTCTTCCGGCCAGGGGACACGGTTTCGCTGCTGCCGCAGGACCTGGCTCCGGCGACGGCGGCCAACGCGGGGCAGGTGCGCAGGCGGCTGTCCGCGGCGATCGGGATGACCTGGACCAACGAGCTGATCACCATCGCCGGTGCCGACCCGGACGGTCCCGTGGCGGTGACTCCGTCCACTGTGGTCGCTTGGCGCGGTGCTGCGGGGGAGCGCCCGGAAGCCGCCGCGGTGACCGCGCCGCCCGCGGCTCCCGCACCGGAGCCCGAACCGCACGCCGAACCACCGGTGCCGCTGCACGACCTGGCCGGTTCGCGGGATGCGGCGAACCGGCTCGCCGAATGGCTCCGGTTGTCCTTCGAGCAGCCCGAACTGCTGCGCCGCCTTGGCACGACCCCGCAGCTCGGGGTCCTGCTCAGCGGCCCGGCCGGGGTCGGCAAGGCGACCGCGGCCCGATCCGTGGCCCGCGAGGTCGGCGCGGAACTGGTGGAGATCACCGCTCCCAGCATCGCCGCGCTGGAGGCCAAAAGCGCGGCGCAGCGCTGGCAGGACGCGCTCGACCGGGCGGCGAGCAGCGCCGCCGAGCACACCTGCGTCCTGCTGATCACCGACGTGGACAGCCTGCTGCCCGCGTCCGAACCGCCGCCGCTGGCCACCGTCGCGCTGGACGCGCTTACCGCGGTGCTTAGCACGAGCAACCTCGCCGTCGTGGTCACCAGCGCCCAGCCGCAGGCCGTCGATCCGCGGCTGCGCGAGCCGGGGCGGGTGGACCGCGAACTCACCATCGGCCTGCCGGACGCACCGACCCGGACCGAGCTGCTGCGGGTCCTGCTGCGCAACGCACCGCTCGCGGAGGACGTGCGGCCCGGCGAGATCGCCGAGCGCACACCCGGATTCGTCGTCGCCGACCTGGTGGCGCTGTGCCGGGAGGCGGCGGTTCGCGCCGCACTGGGCCACGCGCAAGGCACCGAACCCGCCGTGGCCCAGCAGGACTTCCTCGACGCCCTCACCGCCGTGCGCCCCATCTCGATGTCCACATCGGACAACTTGCAGACCGGCGGCCTGACCCTGGACGACGTCGGCGACATGGCCGAGGTGAAGCAGTCGCTGACCGAGACGGTGCTGTGGCCGTTGCGCTACCCGGACTCGTTCACCCGCCTCGGCGTGGAACCACCGCGCGGGGTGCTGCTGTACGGCCCGCCCGGGTGCGGCAAGACGTTCCTGGTGCGTGCGCTGGCAGGCAGCGGGCGGCTCAACGTGCTGTCGGTCAAGGGCGCCGAGCTGATGGACAAGTTCGTGGGCGAGTCCGAACGCGCCGTGCGCGAACTGTTCCTGCGCGCCGCGAACGCCTCGCCGGCGCTGGTGTTCTTGGACGAGGTGGACGCGCTCGCTCCGCGACGCGGCCAGTCCGGCGATTCCGGCGTCAGCGACCGGGTGGTGGCCGCGCTGCTGACCGAATTGGACGGCGTGGAGCCGATGCGCGACGTCGTCGTGCTCGGCGCGACCAACCGGCCCGAACTGGTGGATCCGGCGCTGCTTCGCCCCGGCAGGCTGGAACGGCTGGTGTACGTGCCGCCGCCGGATGCGGCCGCGCGCGAGGAGATCCTGCGCTCCGCGTCCCGCAACACCCCGCTCGCGTCCGATGTGGACTTGGGCGAGCTGGCTGCCGAGCTGGACGGCTACTCGGCGGCGGACTGCGCTGCGCTGGTGCGCGAAGCGGCGTTGACCGCGATGCGCGAATCCCTCGCCGCTGCCGAGGTTTCCGCCGCGCACTTGCGCACCGCACGCGGCGCGGTGCGCCCGTCGCTGGACCCCGCGCAGCTGGCGGCGCTGGAGTCCTACGCCGACTCGCGTCGCTGA
- a CDS encoding thiazole synthase — protein MDDPLLIAGREFGSRLITGTGGATNLSVLERALLASGTELTTVAMRRADAGGRTGVLELLQRLGIEALPNTAGCRTAAEAVLTAQLAREALETSWVKLEVVADEDTLLPDPVELPEAAEQLVDDGFTVLAYTNDDPVLARKLEDLGCAAVMPLGSPIGTGLGIRNPHNIEMIVARAGVPVVLDAGIGTASDAALAMELGCDAVLLATAVTRAKDPERMAAAMRAAVDGGRLASQAGRIPQRFWAQASSPTTP, from the coding sequence GTGGACGATCCGCTGCTGATCGCGGGCCGCGAGTTCGGCTCGCGGCTGATCACCGGAACCGGGGGTGCGACGAACCTGTCGGTGCTGGAGCGCGCGCTGCTGGCGTCCGGCACCGAGCTGACCACCGTCGCGATGCGGCGCGCGGACGCGGGCGGGCGCACCGGCGTGCTGGAGCTGCTGCAGCGGCTCGGCATCGAAGCCCTGCCGAACACCGCGGGCTGCCGCACCGCGGCGGAGGCGGTGCTCACCGCCCAGCTCGCGCGGGAGGCGCTGGAGACCAGCTGGGTGAAGCTGGAAGTGGTCGCCGACGAGGACACCCTGCTGCCGGACCCGGTCGAGCTGCCCGAGGCCGCCGAGCAGCTGGTGGACGACGGGTTCACCGTGCTCGCCTACACCAACGACGACCCGGTGCTCGCGCGCAAGCTGGAAGACCTCGGCTGCGCTGCGGTGATGCCGCTGGGCTCGCCGATCGGCACCGGGCTGGGCATCCGCAACCCGCACAACATCGAGATGATCGTGGCGCGGGCCGGGGTGCCGGTCGTGCTGGACGCCGGGATCGGCACCGCCTCCGACGCGGCGCTGGCGATGGAGCTGGGTTGCGACGCGGTGCTGCTGGCTACCGCGGTGACCCGCGCGAAGGACCCGGAGCGGATGGCCGCGGCGATGCGGGCGGCCGTCGACGGCGGCCGGCTGGCTTCCCAAGCGGGCCGCATCCCGCAACGCTTCTGGGCGCAGGCTTCCAGCCCCACGACCCCCTGA
- the thiS gene encoding sulfur carrier protein ThiS, with product MINGAPRPLGADETLATVLDEFGVPHRGVAVAVDGAVVPRASWAETELRDGSAVEVLTAVQGG from the coding sequence ATGATCAACGGCGCGCCGCGTCCGCTCGGCGCGGACGAAACGCTGGCCACCGTGCTCGACGAGTTCGGCGTGCCGCACCGAGGTGTGGCCGTGGCCGTGGACGGGGCCGTGGTGCCCAGGGCTTCCTGGGCGGAGACCGAGCTGCGCGACGGCTCGGCGGTCGAAGTGCTCACCGCCGTGCAAGGAGGCTGA
- the thiO gene encoding glycine oxidase ThiO, translating to MSHSSTGLAAARHVSARPSVTVVGGGVIGLAIAWCAARDGSPVRLVDAEEPAASWVAGGMLAPIAEAWPGEEELLELGAASLARWPDFAAELTAASGLPSGLRTEGTLVAGADGADRADLDRLAEHLASVGREVSRIDGRAARRLEPSLGPAVRRGLEVPGDLAVDNRIALAALRAAATNVGVEFVADRALRVRPGEVDFADSALRSDIVVIAAGAHSGALHPALDGRIRPVKGEVLRLRARGSALPPPSRTVRGPVHGRQVYLVPRDEGGLVVGATQYDVGFDTDVTVGGVRDLMNAAERLVPGIAEYQLVEADAGLRPGTHDNLPLLGELEPGVLVATGHHRNGFLLAPLTAEAIVAALSGREPPPVVRAAVPGRAVETGGRPCRS from the coding sequence ATGTCGCACAGTTCCACCGGCCTCGCGGCCGCCCGTCACGTCTCCGCTCGACCGTCCGTAACCGTCGTGGGCGGCGGTGTCATCGGTCTCGCCATCGCGTGGTGCGCCGCGCGCGACGGAAGTCCGGTGCGCCTGGTGGACGCCGAGGAGCCCGCCGCGTCCTGGGTCGCAGGCGGGATGCTGGCCCCGATCGCGGAGGCATGGCCGGGCGAGGAAGAGCTGCTCGAGCTCGGCGCGGCTTCGCTGGCGCGGTGGCCCGATTTCGCCGCCGAACTCACCGCCGCCTCGGGCCTGCCGTCCGGCCTGCGCACCGAGGGCACGCTGGTGGCCGGAGCGGACGGCGCGGACCGCGCGGACCTGGACCGGCTAGCCGAGCATCTGGCGAGCGTGGGTCGCGAGGTCTCCCGCATCGACGGTCGCGCCGCGCGGAGGCTGGAGCCTTCGCTGGGCCCCGCGGTGCGCCGCGGCCTGGAAGTGCCCGGTGATCTCGCCGTGGACAACCGGATCGCGTTGGCCGCGCTCCGGGCGGCCGCGACGAACGTGGGCGTCGAGTTCGTCGCGGACCGGGCGCTGCGCGTGCGCCCCGGCGAGGTGGACTTCGCCGATTCCGCGCTGCGCAGCGACATCGTGGTGATCGCGGCCGGGGCGCACTCCGGCGCGCTGCATCCCGCGCTGGACGGCCGGATCCGCCCGGTGAAGGGCGAGGTGCTGCGACTGCGGGCGCGCGGCTCCGCGCTGCCGCCGCCGTCGCGCACGGTCCGCGGCCCGGTGCACGGCAGGCAGGTGTACTTGGTGCCGCGCGACGAGGGCGGACTGGTGGTCGGTGCGACGCAGTACGACGTCGGGTTCGACACCGACGTCACCGTCGGCGGGGTGCGCGACCTGATGAACGCCGCCGAACGACTCGTGCCCGGCATCGCCGAATACCAGCTGGTCGAGGCGGACGCGGGCCTGCGGCCGGGTACGCACGACAACTTGCCGCTGCTCGGCGAACTGGAGCCGGGCGTGCTGGTGGCCACCGGCCACCACCGCAACGGTTTCCTGCTCGCCCCGCTCACCGCCGAGGCGATCGTCGCGGCGCTGAGCGGCCGGGAACCGCCGCCGGTGGTGCGCGCGGCCGTGCCGGGCAGGGCCGTCGAGACAGGAGGTCGACCGTGCAGATCATGA
- the thiE gene encoding thiamine phosphate synthase: protein MPGLDGYGIRARLADARLYLCTDARTERGDLADFADSALSGGVDIIQLRDKSAEGAPLEARRELAALEVLAEACVRHGALLAVNDRADVALAAEADVLHLGQEDIPVGLARRIVGDEVVLGRSTHDVVQADAAATEPGVDYFCTGPVWTTPTKPGRAAAGLELVRHAAEHHGHGRPWFAIGGVGHDNLAEAVAAGAERAVVVRAVTEAEDPRAAAESLRAGLPG, encoded by the coding sequence ATGCCAGGGTTGGACGGTTACGGCATCCGCGCTCGGCTCGCCGACGCGCGCCTGTACTTGTGCACCGATGCGCGGACCGAGCGGGGTGATCTCGCGGACTTCGCCGACTCGGCGTTGTCCGGCGGGGTCGACATCATCCAGCTGCGCGACAAGAGCGCCGAAGGCGCGCCGTTGGAGGCCCGCCGAGAACTGGCGGCGCTGGAAGTGCTCGCCGAGGCGTGCGTGCGGCACGGCGCGCTGCTCGCGGTGAACGACCGCGCGGACGTGGCGCTGGCCGCCGAAGCCGACGTGCTGCACCTCGGGCAGGAGGACATCCCGGTCGGGCTCGCGCGGCGCATCGTCGGCGACGAGGTGGTGCTGGGGCGTTCCACGCACGACGTGGTGCAGGCCGACGCGGCGGCGACCGAGCCGGGCGTGGACTACTTCTGCACCGGCCCGGTGTGGACGACGCCGACGAAGCCGGGTCGTGCGGCGGCCGGGCTGGAGCTGGTGCGGCACGCCGCGGAGCACCACGGGCACGGCAGGCCGTGGTTCGCGATCGGCGGCGTCGGGCACGACAACCTCGCCGAGGCGGTCGCGGCCGGTGCCGAGCGGGCCGTGGTGGTCCGCGCGGTCACCGAGGCCGAAGACCCGCGCGCCGCCGCCGAGTCCCTCCGCGCCGGGCTCCCCGGCTGA
- a CDS encoding S1 family peptidase: MRRRLAARMAGAVLLAAATAAALTVPASAAPQPAPLAKAATQLEAMQRDLGLTAGQALDRLRSESTANRADRTVRDLLGTAFGGSHYDAGLGKLVVGVTDANLLDEVRAAGAEAKLVRFGADRLGAVADGLNRNAPPQGVTGWYVDSASNSVVLTTAIGSAAKAAEFVRSTGVDQQAVRVVESREAPRPLADVIGGNAYYNGSTRCSVGFPVQGGFVSAGHCGKQGEATTQPSGTFVGSSYPDNDYSFVQTGPGETPQPLVNDYAGGSVGVAGSAEAAEGASVCRSGSTSGWHCGTVQAKNQSVRYPQGVVSGLTRTDVCAEPGDSGGSFLAGDQAQGVTSGGSGNCSLGGTTYFQPVNEILGAYGLTLLTG, encoded by the coding sequence ATGAGACGCAGACTCGCGGCCAGAATGGCCGGCGCGGTCCTGCTGGCGGCGGCCACCGCCGCCGCGCTGACCGTGCCCGCCTCCGCCGCGCCGCAGCCCGCGCCGCTCGCCAAGGCGGCCACCCAGCTGGAGGCCATGCAGCGCGACCTCGGCCTCACCGCCGGGCAAGCGCTGGACCGGCTGCGCAGCGAAAGCACCGCGAACCGGGCCGACCGGACGGTGCGCGACCTGCTCGGGACGGCGTTCGGCGGTTCGCACTACGACGCGGGTCTGGGCAAGCTGGTCGTCGGCGTCACCGATGCGAACCTGCTCGACGAGGTGCGCGCGGCCGGTGCCGAGGCGAAGCTCGTGCGGTTCGGCGCCGACCGGCTCGGCGCGGTCGCCGACGGGCTGAACAGGAACGCGCCGCCGCAGGGCGTGACCGGGTGGTACGTCGACTCCGCCAGCAACTCGGTGGTGCTGACCACCGCGATCGGCTCGGCCGCGAAGGCGGCGGAGTTCGTGCGCTCCACCGGGGTGGACCAGCAGGCCGTGCGGGTCGTCGAGTCGCGCGAAGCGCCGCGCCCGCTGGCCGACGTGATCGGCGGCAACGCGTACTACAACGGCAGCACCCGCTGCTCGGTCGGCTTCCCGGTGCAGGGCGGCTTCGTCAGCGCCGGGCACTGCGGCAAGCAGGGCGAGGCGACCACCCAGCCGTCCGGCACCTTCGTCGGGTCGTCGTACCCGGACAACGACTACTCGTTCGTCCAGACCGGTCCCGGCGAGACGCCGCAGCCGCTGGTGAACGACTACGCGGGCGGCAGCGTCGGCGTCGCCGGGTCCGCCGAGGCCGCCGAGGGCGCGTCGGTCTGCCGGTCCGGTTCCACCTCCGGCTGGCACTGCGGCACGGTGCAGGCCAAGAACCAGTCGGTGCGCTACCCGCAGGGCGTCGTGTCCGGGCTGACCCGCACCGACGTGTGCGCCGAGCCGGGCGACTCCGGCGGTTCGTTCCTGGCCGGGGATCAGGCGCAGGGGGTGACCTCGGGCGGTTCCGGCAACTGCAGCCTCGGTGGCACGACCTACTTCCAGCCGGTCAACGAGATCCTCGGCGCGTACGGTCTCACGCTGCTCACCGGCTGA